One part of the Dyadobacter sp. 676 genome encodes these proteins:
- a CDS encoding CheR family methyltransferase produces MSDQENSHNKNLDPGHLPVPVVAIGGSAGGQKAVIELLKHLPADTGLAYVYIQHLAPDRESKLDEILARVTSMTVMQASPLLPVKPNHLYIIPPNKSMEIVDGVLVLTQRKPRPDIHLPIDQFFISLAERQKDGAIGIVLSGMSSDGTMGLKAIKVAGGITLVQDDSAEYPAMPQSAISENVVDMVLSPKEMAAELVKLSQRAAVFHLTSETRDIAQNDFSDEDLDKILGFVKTAVGVDFRHYKKNTIRRRIIRRMLLYKLDTLADYTYYLKKHPEEATTLYKDLLINVTSFFRDEKTMEHLKKQVLPSIIRSKAANEPIRFWVAGCSTGQEAYSLAILLIEVLGDRASSVPVQIFATDLSEPAIARARLGIYTKSEVKEVSAQRLERFFTATEDQFRVNKPIRDLCVFAPHDLLSDPPFSRLDMISCRNLLIYLDDSLQKRALATFHYALNPDGILLLGKSEAVGSSPSHFSQIEKEFKVFVRKNTTYARIPMDVSIKRSNPIFGAKATQSKEQNVLQTTDIDKLVDSWLLNNHFPACVVVDQDLEILHFRGATGMFLEPSPGKASLNLTKMARAPLVFELRNTIHKARKSDAPVTKNGLELPVNGTMHYVSIKAVPLIKSEKQQLFLILFEEIEESQWLKAGTVADVDRRNLLLEAELTALKQDLHSIIEEQEASNEELQSANEEIISSNEELQSINEELETSKEEIESANEELQTINQELQVRNDQLTESYEYSEAILSTINEATLVLDNQLRVKNANRAFYRIFQSPFQDVEGSSVYELADRQLDFTGFREIMHEVLSRGNSIKGFEVKLRLAAQEEHFMLVHARKILLHRKETVLLVFEDITEHRRAQDLFRERQQWFEELVDNANAFIWVSSADGTVNFLNKAWLDFTGQSFDRGKGHKITENIHTDDREPYDRIKSDNVSEKKSYQAEYRLRRRDGEYRWVLESAKPMFSPDGAFTGYIGTCTDIHLQKTLTEQLNKNVEERTRQLKQVNANLQAVLDSSPASIGFFKPVPASHNAPQDYMLAVCNQKFSDAFGIQVDQITGQLMSGLYQKPNQQWILAAALEKRSQYKEIFDEASQSWLGVSVSHHPDGVAVTELDTTALKEALHQQKSLVEQLKESFQMIESLSVLKEYIRHRGTFLRSAFHDLRGSFGIISGAATLLQVMDTEEDRAQSLAMIQRNLQNITSMMNQLLDYSRLEAGEEKLEIDQFDVSVLLSELCQGSAKIAADKKLGFHFDGPRQIIVQGDMVKVRRIAQNLILNAIKYTGAGEVKVTWGPVEASVGGRDMWKLTVQDTGPGIPDMLVENLFTDSNAMPADAEAPGRPAGAVHTSQKGEGIGLFIVKRLVELLEGTIEVKTGNGGGTRFEVWLPASY; encoded by the coding sequence ATGTCCGATCAGGAAAATTCACACAATAAAAACCTGGATCCCGGCCACCTGCCGGTGCCAGTCGTCGCCATCGGTGGTTCGGCAGGCGGTCAAAAAGCGGTTATCGAGCTTTTGAAACATCTTCCCGCCGACACCGGTCTGGCTTATGTTTACATTCAGCACCTTGCGCCGGACCGGGAGAGCAAGCTCGACGAAATTCTCGCCCGGGTCACCTCGATGACCGTCATGCAGGCCAGCCCGCTGCTACCTGTCAAGCCCAATCATCTTTACATCATCCCGCCCAACAAGAGTATGGAGATCGTCGACGGTGTGCTGGTGCTGACGCAGCGAAAGCCGCGCCCTGATATCCATTTGCCCATCGACCAGTTTTTTATCTCCCTGGCCGAACGTCAGAAAGACGGCGCCATCGGGATCGTGTTGTCGGGCATGTCTTCGGACGGGACCATGGGCCTTAAAGCTATAAAGGTCGCGGGCGGAATTACCCTTGTGCAGGACGACAGCGCCGAATATCCCGCTATGCCCCAGTCGGCGATCAGCGAAAATGTGGTGGACATGGTCCTCTCACCGAAAGAAATGGCTGCGGAACTGGTCAAGCTCAGTCAGCGGGCGGCGGTTTTCCACCTGACTTCGGAAACGCGGGATATCGCCCAGAATGATTTTTCGGACGAAGACCTGGATAAAATCCTGGGATTTGTCAAAACGGCCGTCGGGGTTGACTTCCGTCATTACAAGAAGAACACTATCCGCAGGCGCATCATCCGCAGAATGCTCCTTTACAAACTCGACACGCTCGCCGACTATACCTATTATCTCAAAAAACATCCCGAGGAGGCAACGACCCTTTACAAAGACCTGCTTATCAATGTAACCAGTTTTTTCCGCGACGAAAAGACGATGGAACATCTGAAAAAACAGGTTTTGCCCTCGATCATCAGAAGCAAAGCCGCCAATGAGCCGATCCGGTTCTGGGTTGCCGGATGTTCTACCGGGCAGGAGGCTTATTCGTTGGCCATCCTGTTGATCGAGGTCCTGGGCGACCGCGCCTCCAGTGTCCCGGTACAGATATTTGCCACCGACCTCAGCGAACCGGCCATTGCGCGGGCGCGCCTGGGTATTTACACGAAAAGCGAAGTCAAGGAAGTGTCCGCACAGCGCCTCGAACGGTTTTTCACAGCAACAGAAGACCAGTTCAGGGTCAATAAGCCGATCCGGGACCTTTGCGTTTTTGCCCCGCACGATTTGTTGAGCGATCCGCCATTCTCGCGCCTTGACATGATCAGTTGCCGGAACCTGCTGATTTACCTGGACGACAGCCTGCAAAAAAGGGCTCTGGCGACATTTCACTATGCGCTGAACCCGGACGGAATACTCCTGTTGGGCAAATCGGAAGCCGTTGGCAGCTCCCCATCTCATTTTTCACAAATCGAAAAGGAATTCAAGGTATTTGTCCGGAAGAATACAACGTATGCCAGAATTCCGATGGATGTAAGCATCAAAAGGAGCAATCCGATTTTTGGTGCAAAAGCCACACAGAGTAAAGAACAAAACGTGCTCCAAACTACCGATATCGACAAGCTCGTAGACAGCTGGCTGTTGAATAACCACTTTCCGGCATGCGTGGTGGTGGACCAGGACCTTGAGATTCTGCATTTTCGGGGAGCTACGGGCATGTTCTTGGAGCCTTCACCCGGAAAGGCGAGCCTCAACCTTACCAAAATGGCGCGGGCGCCGCTGGTCTTCGAGCTGCGGAATACCATCCACAAAGCCCGGAAAAGTGATGCGCCTGTCACGAAGAACGGACTGGAATTGCCCGTCAACGGGACCATGCATTATGTTTCGATAAAAGCGGTCCCGCTGATAAAATCGGAAAAACAGCAGCTTTTTCTGATCCTTTTCGAAGAGATCGAAGAAAGCCAGTGGTTAAAAGCAGGTACGGTAGCGGATGTCGACAGGCGCAACCTGTTACTGGAAGCGGAGCTTACCGCGCTTAAACAGGATCTGCATTCGATCATCGAGGAGCAGGAGGCCAGCAACGAGGAACTTCAGTCGGCCAACGAGGAGATCATCAGCAGCAATGAGGAACTGCAAAGCATCAACGAAGAACTCGAAACCAGCAAGGAAGAAATCGAGTCGGCCAACGAGGAGCTGCAAACCATCAACCAGGAATTGCAGGTACGCAACGATCAGCTCACGGAGTCCTATGAGTATTCGGAGGCTATTCTTTCCACGATCAATGAGGCTACCCTGGTGCTCGACAACCAGCTTCGCGTCAAAAACGCGAACCGCGCATTCTACCGGATCTTCCAGTCCCCTTTCCAGGATGTCGAGGGCTCGTCGGTTTATGAACTGGCCGACCGCCAGCTGGACTTTACCGGTTTCCGCGAAATCATGCACGAAGTACTCAGCCGTGGAAATTCCATTAAGGGGTTTGAAGTGAAATTGCGGTTGGCCGCACAGGAGGAGCATTTCATGCTGGTCCATGCCCGGAAAATCTTACTCCACCGAAAGGAGACTGTCCTGCTTGTTTTCGAGGACATTACCGAGCATCGGCGGGCTCAGGACCTGTTCCGCGAGCGTCAGCAATGGTTTGAAGAGCTCGTCGACAATGCCAATGCATTCATATGGGTATCGTCAGCGGACGGTACGGTCAACTTTCTCAATAAGGCCTGGCTGGATTTTACCGGCCAATCGTTCGACAGAGGAAAAGGGCATAAGATTACCGAAAATATCCACACCGACGACCGGGAGCCTTATGATCGGATAAAGTCGGATAACGTTTCCGAAAAGAAATCTTACCAGGCGGAATACCGCCTTCGGCGTCGTGACGGGGAATACCGCTGGGTACTCGAAAGCGCCAAACCCATGTTTTCGCCAGATGGTGCTTTTACAGGCTACATCGGCACGTGTACCGACATCCATTTACAGAAGACGCTCACCGAACAGCTCAACAAGAATGTCGAAGAGCGGACCAGGCAATTGAAACAGGTGAACGCGAACCTGCAAGCGGTACTGGACAGTTCGCCGGCTTCAATCGGCTTTTTCAAACCGGTTCCGGCCTCGCATAACGCCCCGCAGGATTATATGCTCGCAGTCTGCAATCAAAAATTCAGCGACGCGTTCGGTATCCAGGTCGATCAGATCACCGGTCAGCTGATGTCCGGCCTTTATCAGAAACCGAATCAGCAGTGGATATTGGCCGCCGCGCTGGAAAAGCGTTCACAGTACAAGGAAATTTTTGACGAAGCCAGTCAGAGCTGGCTCGGTGTCTCGGTGAGCCATCACCCCGACGGCGTCGCTGTAACAGAGCTGGACACGACGGCGCTGAAAGAGGCCCTCCACCAGCAAAAGTCACTTGTCGAACAGCTCAAAGAATCATTTCAGATGATCGAATCGCTTTCGGTGTTGAAGGAATACATCAGGCACCGTGGCACCTTCCTGAGATCGGCATTCCACGATCTGAGGGGCAGTTTCGGGATCATTTCAGGGGCCGCTACCCTGCTGCAGGTAATGGACACTGAGGAAGACCGTGCCCAATCGCTTGCAATGATCCAGCGCAACCTGCAGAATATTACCTCCATGATGAACCAGCTATTGGATTATTCACGTCTGGAAGCGGGTGAAGAAAAGCTGGAAATTGATCAGTTCGATGTGTCCGTCCTGCTGAGCGAGCTATGCCAGGGGTCCGCCAAGATTGCCGCCGACAAGAAGCTCGGGTTTCATTTCGACGGACCTCGCCAGATCATCGTTCAGGGAGATATGGTGAAAGTAAGGCGCATCGCCCAGAATCTGATACTGAACGCGATCAAATACACCGGCGCGGGAGAAGTAAAGGTGACCTGGGGGCCGGTTGAGGCGTCGGTCGGCGGGCGCGATATGTGGAAACTGACTGTACAGGACACCGGCCCGGGCATTCCGGATATGCTCGTCGAAAACCTGTTTACAGACAGCAATGCAATGCCCGCTGACGCAGAGGCGCCCGGTCGGCCCGCAGGTGCTGTGCATACCAGTCAGAAGGGAGAAGGAATAGGCTTGTTTATTGTCAAGCGGCTGGTGGAGCTTTTGGAAGGGACGATCGAAGTGAAGACAGGAAATGGCGGCGGGACAAGGTTTGAAGTCTGGCTTCCCGCTTCCTACTAG
- a CDS encoding response regulator, with amino-acid sequence MTTGKTIFIVDDDEDDRLLITEAFRDFEPYVEIVLLEDGCGLLDMLRKNIIMPDLVLMDMNMPRVSGLEVLHTMKKDPVHQAIPVVILSTTSNSSLISQAYEMGANAFMVKPVTTTDYQAMARAINICFLNTFSADHFLTSFKPPVARSILIIEDNDDHSRLIHFALKQRMPNVEAIRLSDKYETIQFLHNQYKGLKPLPAMILLDLYLPTREDGLSVLEEIRKFIVINRLARVPIIVFSYSDHREDLAASFAKQANGYLVKPQDFSKWSFYFENLSYFWSKTMALPGN; translated from the coding sequence ATGACGACAGGCAAGACCATTTTTATTGTCGACGATGACGAGGACGATCGCTTGCTGATTACGGAGGCCTTTCGGGATTTTGAACCATATGTGGAAATCGTATTGCTCGAAGACGGTTGTGGATTGCTGGACATGCTTCGGAAGAATATCATCATGCCGGACCTTGTCCTGATGGACATGAACATGCCCAGGGTAAGTGGCCTGGAAGTTCTTCATACCATGAAAAAAGATCCGGTCCACCAGGCAATTCCCGTCGTGATCCTTTCAACGACCTCCAATAGCAGTCTGATCAGCCAGGCGTATGAGATGGGAGCGAATGCATTTATGGTCAAACCGGTTACAACTACGGATTACCAGGCAATGGCCAGGGCAATCAACATCTGTTTTTTAAATACCTTTTCCGCCGATCACTTCCTTACTTCCTTTAAGCCACCGGTAGCCAGGAGTATCCTTATCATCGAGGACAACGACGATCATTCCAGGCTGATACATTTTGCCCTGAAACAGCGTATGCCCAATGTAGAGGCTATAAGGCTTTCCGACAAATATGAGACAATACAATTTCTGCATAACCAATATAAAGGCCTGAAACCGTTGCCGGCCATGATCCTACTTGATTTGTACCTGCCGACCCGCGAAGACGGGCTGAGCGTATTGGAGGAAATCCGGAAGTTTATCGTCATTAATCGTCTGGCGCGTGTCCCGATTATTGTTTTCAGTTATTCCGATCATCGGGAAGATCTGGCCGCGTCGTTTGCAAAACAGGCGAACGGTTATCTGGTCAAACCTCAGGATTTTAGCAAATGGTCGTTTTACTTTGAAAACCTGTCGTACTTTTGGTCGAAAACGATGGCGCTACCCGGGAACTAG
- a CDS encoding SusD/RagB family nutrient-binding outer membrane lipoprotein, with protein sequence MKSIKILAIAAIAGLFACSDDELRTYDSIQKKDAVESVNDPYLLASIIKKTTLFYQKMGYDTRILPGAVQHMESNYQSGDNFYNAFRAPMTDMYTAMDILKLVDGSIGLAETRNSKTHQGIFRVFRVLLFSFMTDFYGDIYYSQALKAREGILYPKYDKQADIYAGLLKELDDANALMDAGTEPVSESYDLMFGGNKEKWKKFSNSLKLRLTMRASAKLPDAGARLSALAAAPLLSDPTENASISYIGTLGGDNGNSWTGGPLNWGTIDNFDTRRPCKTLIDKLTELNDPRMQIWFAPVEKPWTSDPARNGQSFTTTDPNGYTYTSTWEYIDRKNKDIAAYATKDILLDSNKVYVGFVAGMLADWKNGNGHYDVAAGGTVGNFKVSKFSKLFRENKHPLLKAQIMNSDEVQFILAEAAAKGLISGSADTYYRKGISNSLLRWGVSQEAVNKYLAQPGVALPSDKAGQLAKIADQKWISLFLVSSEAYLDLRRTRLPDIFKNGRLGGFQFPERYRYPGNELGQNKEAYDLGVGGLSPAVDDQYSKMWLLM encoded by the coding sequence ATGAAATCGATTAAAATATTGGCAATAGCTGCCATCGCAGGACTTTTTGCTTGTTCGGATGACGAATTGCGGACTTATGATTCCATCCAGAAAAAGGACGCCGTGGAGTCGGTGAACGACCCCTACCTTTTGGCTTCCATTATCAAGAAAACCACGTTGTTTTACCAGAAAATGGGCTATGACACCCGCATTCTGCCGGGTGCCGTACAGCATATGGAAAGCAACTACCAGAGCGGCGATAACTTTTACAACGCGTTCCGGGCGCCCATGACCGACATGTATACAGCCATGGATATCCTGAAACTCGTCGACGGATCGATCGGGTTGGCCGAAACGCGCAACTCGAAAACGCACCAGGGTATTTTCCGGGTGTTCAGGGTGCTGTTGTTTTCGTTTATGACCGATTTTTACGGCGACATATATTATTCGCAAGCGCTCAAAGCGCGGGAGGGTATTCTTTACCCGAAATATGACAAGCAGGCGGATATTTACGCCGGCCTGCTCAAAGAACTGGATGATGCCAATGCACTGATGGATGCCGGCACGGAGCCCGTTTCGGAAAGCTATGACCTGATGTTCGGCGGCAATAAGGAAAAGTGGAAGAAATTTTCCAATTCCCTCAAACTGCGACTGACAATGCGCGCTTCGGCCAAGCTGCCCGACGCAGGTGCGCGTTTGTCGGCACTTGCGGCCGCGCCGTTGTTGTCCGACCCGACTGAAAACGCCTCTATTTCCTATATCGGCACGCTGGGCGGCGACAATGGGAATTCGTGGACGGGCGGACCGCTGAACTGGGGCACTATCGACAACTTCGACACCCGCAGGCCATGTAAAACATTGATAGACAAGCTCACCGAGCTAAACGATCCGCGGATGCAGATATGGTTCGCGCCGGTAGAAAAGCCCTGGACCAGCGACCCCGCCAGGAACGGCCAGAGCTTTACCACTACCGACCCGAACGGTTACACCTATACCTCTACCTGGGAATACATCGACCGCAAGAACAAGGACATCGCAGCGTACGCGACCAAGGATATATTGCTGGATTCCAATAAAGTATATGTAGGCTTTGTAGCCGGAATGCTGGCAGACTGGAAGAACGGAAACGGGCATTACGACGTAGCCGCCGGTGGTACGGTCGGAAATTTCAAGGTGTCGAAATTCTCGAAGCTGTTCCGTGAAAACAAGCACCCGCTGCTGAAAGCGCAGATCATGAACAGCGACGAAGTCCAGTTCATTCTCGCGGAAGCGGCGGCAAAAGGCCTGATCTCCGGAAGTGCCGACACCTATTACCGTAAAGGAATTTCCAACTCGCTGCTTCGCTGGGGGGTGAGCCAGGAAGCGGTGAACAAATACCTGGCGCAGCCGGGCGTTGCATTGCCTTCCGACAAGGCAGGACAGCTCGCCAAAATTGCCGATCAGAAATGGATAAGCCTGTTCCTGGTATCATCCGAAGCATACCTCGACCTGCGGCGGACGCGTTTGCCCGACATCTTCAAGAATGGCCGTCTTGGAGGCTTTCAGTTCCCTGAACGTTACCGTTATCCGGGCAACGAACTGGGCCAGAACAAGGAGGCTTACGACCTGGGCGTGGGGGGACTTTCACCCGCCGTCGACGACCAATATTCGAAAATGTGGCTGCTCATGTAG
- a CDS encoding SusC/RagA family TonB-linked outer membrane protein, whose product MALFKWIVFISAISLASSATAQVVRGKVTSKEDGTAMPGVNILIKGTQTGTSSDASGAYSIEVGPGNPTLVFSFVGYQQQEVQVDNRSVIDVAIVPSAENLKEVVVTALGISRDSKQLAYSVSNIKNDDIVRAGNPNLMKSLDGKVSGVNLTSLSSDPTSSVLVNIRGTTAMPTTGDGGANVAIKGQPLYVIDGIPVGNQTFTAKDGVDFGNILSQLNPNDIASITILKGGSAGALYGAEGGNGVVMITTKSGKGAKKGLGVSFSTMATVEKPYQFIDSQMEFGQGERAYEWQYDNTDTWGPKLDGSFVSDYWDVKSKSWKNGPMVSSRENRVKAYLRSGSTFSNNVAVTGNYDKGSFRLSLSNMTNHGVMPNTKTQQKSVDFNSQYNITNRLSVTVSARYINTFNPNKANTTGSNSVLNSLLFNMPSNLQPLSDMKSYWLDGFEGSLQNGAIMKDDGISVAENNPWWTTYEKIHRFGRDNYFGKLQLNWQFNDHLSLLLRTGMENVKENYELRKSWGEKGDPYGQYVQGTNSSVEANTDAILTYTRDFGKLSLTLAGGGNYRYTNSSNMEITGNDLNSPSLFTLANIKAGTMTVAGDPFLTSKSISAYGTATFGWDEKLFLDVTGRNDWKGILAEEKIHYFYPSASLSWLASETFKLPESFNLLKFRLGLADVGNGLTRQRSIDTYSYDPSPWGAINTVSLKASIVDPNIKAQHSVTQEAGIDLWLLQNKIKFDFTYFVKTQKNQIDNIPLVQGTGYTGLLTNIGDVQSKGFEWGLNLTPVRTKDFTWDVSASFTHYKATITRLSDNFAPNGYVFASYDGKTKVKIAKGETIGNIYEENPVLRVKTGKYAGMPLLDSEQGKIQASSDERDRGQLGNFNPDFILGLNTTLRYKQFTLNMVGSLRKGGKYVSVNQQYLESNGRATSTLGSGDNNPWWVGGRDAEHGGLVWPAAGASQYEAINANNDGKRSDFQDASYVKGVFLNPAYEGDPKDAKDSDYIVNGADPNNTFYDFPYNGYGDIIWNFSATRTYDATNFKMREISLAYTLPPALTRAYKLNNVTLALVGRNLFQWNKSGRHEDPESAFSGVGTSQGILRATLPSIRSYGFKLSLDF is encoded by the coding sequence GTGGCATTATTCAAATGGATAGTCTTTATTTCGGCTATCAGCCTCGCCAGCTCGGCGACAGCCCAGGTTGTACGAGGAAAAGTTACCTCAAAAGAGGATGGTACAGCGATGCCCGGTGTCAATATCCTTATCAAAGGAACGCAAACGGGGACGTCGTCGGACGCCTCGGGCGCGTATTCGATCGAGGTAGGACCGGGAAATCCGACGCTGGTTTTCTCGTTCGTAGGTTATCAGCAGCAGGAAGTTCAGGTGGACAACCGGAGCGTCATCGACGTAGCGATTGTCCCCAGCGCGGAGAACCTGAAAGAGGTGGTTGTGACAGCTCTTGGCATCAGCCGGGACTCGAAACAATTGGCTTATTCGGTGAGTAACATCAAAAACGACGATATTGTACGTGCCGGCAACCCGAACCTGATGAAATCCCTCGACGGGAAAGTTTCAGGGGTGAACCTCACCAGCCTGAGCAGCGACCCGACCTCTTCGGTGCTCGTCAATATCCGTGGAACGACGGCCATGCCGACTACCGGCGACGGCGGGGCCAATGTGGCTATCAAAGGGCAGCCGTTGTACGTGATCGACGGGATACCGGTAGGAAACCAGACGTTCACAGCCAAAGACGGCGTCGATTTCGGTAACATCCTTTCGCAACTGAACCCCAACGACATTGCCTCGATTACGATCCTGAAAGGCGGCAGCGCCGGTGCACTCTATGGTGCCGAAGGTGGTAACGGTGTGGTGATGATTACGACCAAATCGGGCAAAGGTGCCAAAAAAGGCCTCGGCGTTTCTTTCTCGACGATGGCGACGGTGGAAAAACCTTATCAGTTTATCGACAGCCAGATGGAGTTCGGGCAGGGTGAGCGCGCCTATGAATGGCAGTACGACAACACCGATACCTGGGGACCGAAACTGGACGGCAGTTTCGTCTCCGATTACTGGGATGTGAAATCCAAAAGCTGGAAGAACGGGCCGATGGTTTCCTCGCGCGAAAACCGCGTAAAGGCGTACCTGCGCTCGGGCAGCACCTTCTCCAACAACGTGGCCGTGACGGGCAACTACGACAAAGGCTCATTCCGCCTGTCGCTGTCCAATATGACCAATCATGGCGTAATGCCCAATACGAAGACCCAGCAGAAATCGGTGGATTTCAACTCGCAATACAATATCACCAACCGCCTGTCGGTAACAGTAAGTGCCCGGTATATCAACACATTCAACCCGAACAAGGCCAATACCACCGGCTCGAACAGCGTACTCAACAGCCTCCTGTTCAATATGCCGAGCAACCTCCAACCGCTGTCGGACATGAAAAGCTACTGGCTCGATGGCTTCGAAGGGTCGTTACAAAACGGCGCCATCATGAAGGACGACGGCATTTCCGTAGCTGAAAACAACCCGTGGTGGACGACCTATGAGAAGATCCACCGTTTCGGCCGTGATAACTACTTCGGGAAATTGCAGCTGAACTGGCAATTCAATGATCACCTTTCGCTATTGCTGCGTACCGGCATGGAGAATGTCAAAGAGAATTACGAGCTACGCAAATCATGGGGCGAGAAAGGCGACCCTTACGGTCAATATGTACAGGGGACCAACAGCAGCGTGGAGGCCAACACCGATGCGATCCTGACTTACACCAGGGATTTTGGAAAGCTGTCGCTAACCCTGGCAGGCGGCGGAAATTACCGCTATACCAATTCCAGCAACATGGAAATCACGGGCAACGACCTGAACTCGCCCTCGCTGTTCACCCTGGCCAATATCAAGGCTGGAACGATGACCGTTGCCGGCGATCCGTTCCTGACCAGCAAGTCGATCAGCGCTTACGGGACCGCCACCTTCGGCTGGGATGAAAAACTGTTCCTCGACGTAACCGGCCGCAACGACTGGAAAGGAATCCTGGCGGAAGAAAAGATCCATTACTTCTATCCGTCGGCTTCGTTGAGCTGGCTGGCTTCGGAGACATTCAAATTGCCAGAGTCATTCAACCTGCTCAAATTCCGCCTCGGTCTGGCCGATGTAGGTAACGGTCTGACCAGGCAGCGTTCGATCGACACCTATTCCTACGACCCCAGTCCATGGGGCGCGATCAACACCGTCAGCCTGAAAGCAAGCATCGTCGACCCGAATATCAAAGCACAGCACTCCGTTACCCAGGAAGCCGGGATCGACCTCTGGTTGCTGCAAAACAAGATCAAATTCGACTTCACTTATTTTGTCAAAACCCAAAAGAACCAGATCGACAACATCCCGCTGGTGCAGGGAACCGGGTATACCGGCCTTTTGACCAATATCGGCGACGTGCAGAGCAAAGGTTTCGAATGGGGATTGAACCTGACGCCCGTCCGGACGAAAGACTTCACATGGGATGTTTCTGCCAGCTTCACCCATTACAAGGCCACGATCACGCGCCTGTCGGACAACTTCGCACCCAATGGCTACGTATTCGCCAGTTATGACGGTAAAACCAAAGTAAAAATCGCGAAAGGCGAGACGATCGGTAACATTTACGAAGAAAACCCGGTACTACGGGTGAAAACGGGCAAATATGCGGGAATGCCTTTGCTGGACAGCGAGCAGGGAAAAATCCAGGCGTCGTCCGACGAACGCGACCGGGGGCAGCTCGGCAACTTCAATCCCGACTTCATCCTTGGTTTGAACACGACCCTTCGCTACAAACAATTTACACTGAATATGGTGGGTAGCCTTCGCAAAGGTGGAAAATATGTGTCGGTGAACCAGCAGTACCTCGAATCGAACGGCCGGGCGACCTCGACCCTGGGCTCGGGCGACAATAATCCTTGGTGGGTAGGTGGCCGCGATGCCGAGCATGGCGGTTTGGTATGGCCTGCGGCGGGTGCCAGCCAATACGAGGCGATCAATGCAAACAACGACGGCAAACGCTCCGATTTTCAGGATGCCAGCTACGTGAAAGGCGTTTTTCTGAACCCGGCCTATGAAGGCGACCCGAAAGATGCGAAGGACTCGGACTACATCGTCAACGGCGCGGACCCGAACAATACATTCTACGACTTTCCCTACAACGGCTACGGCGACATTATCTGGAATTTCAGCGCGACCCGCACTTACGATGCCACCAACTTCAAAATGAGAGAGATCTCGCTGGCGTACACATTGCCGCCTGCGTTGACCCGCGCCTACAAGCTCAACAATGTAACGCTGGCCCTGGTGGGCAGGAACCTGTTTCAGTGGAACAAATCCGGCCGGCACGAAGACCCCGAGTCGGCATTTTCCGGTGTGGGGACCAGCCAGGGAATCCTTCGGGCAACATTGCCGAGCATCCGGTCCTACGGCTTCAAGCTGTCTCTTGATTTTTAA